One window of the Capnocytophaga haemolytica genome contains the following:
- the bshB1 gene encoding bacillithiol biosynthesis deacetylase BshB1: MKLDILAFGAHPDDVELGCGGTLAKEISLGKKIGIIDLTQGELGTRGSAEIRLRESEEAKRILGASIRENLGFEDGFFVNNRENQLEIIKKIRQYKPEIVLCNAIDDRHIDHGKGSKLVSDACFLSGLRRIETLLEGTPQEAWRPKHVYHYIQWKNLQPDFVVDISNFIQNKLDAVLAYASQFYDAKSNEPTTPISDKNFLESVSYRAHDLGRLIGTDFAEGFTAERVIAVDTLTNLK; the protein is encoded by the coding sequence ATGAAGTTAGATATCTTAGCCTTTGGCGCACATCCCGACGATGTTGAGTTGGGTTGTGGAGGAACGCTCGCCAAAGAAATCAGTTTAGGCAAAAAAATAGGCATTATCGACCTTACTCAGGGCGAATTGGGCACGCGAGGCTCTGCAGAAATACGTTTGCGTGAGTCTGAAGAGGCAAAACGCATCCTTGGGGCTTCAATTCGTGAGAATTTAGGCTTTGAAGACGGATTTTTCGTCAATAATAGAGAAAATCAGTTGGAAATTATCAAAAAAATCCGTCAATATAAGCCCGAAATCGTACTTTGCAACGCCATTGACGATCGGCACATCGATCACGGCAAGGGAAGTAAGCTCGTAAGCGACGCTTGTTTCCTCAGCGGGCTCAGACGTATAGAAACACTTCTGGAAGGCACACCACAAGAGGCTTGGCGCCCAAAACACGTTTACCATTATATACAATGGAAGAATTTACAACCAGATTTTGTGGTAGATATAAGCAATTTTATCCAAAATAAGCTCGATGCGGTGCTCGCCTATGCTTCTCAGTTCTACGACGCGAAAAGTAACGAGCCGACGACGCCCATTTCTGACAAAAACTTTCTAGAGAGCGTAAGCTACCGCGCTCACGACCTCGGACGCCTCATTGGCACGGATTTTGCGGAAGGTTTTACCGCAGAACGCGTCATTGCAGTCGATACGCTCACCAATTTGAAATAA
- a CDS encoding RNA polymerase sigma factor, with translation MDKKTLDERIKAAKEGDQRAFSALLDEFWQDVYNFQLKRVGNEGDAEDITIQTFARAFDKIHNFDPAYSFKTWLITISKNIHIDMLRRQDSVFLHSTSEEKEAKTIADDTPSIEDSLIMEQQFNNLLYCIKQLKDPYRTAIQLRYLHEKSYKEIAEEMQTSLSNVKITLLRAKKILAELLKR, from the coding sequence ATGGATAAAAAAACACTCGATGAAAGGATAAAAGCAGCCAAAGAAGGCGATCAGCGGGCATTTAGTGCGCTGCTGGACGAGTTTTGGCAAGATGTTTACAACTTTCAGCTAAAAAGAGTAGGAAATGAGGGTGATGCTGAGGATATTACCATCCAAACCTTTGCAAGAGCCTTTGATAAGATCCATAATTTTGACCCAGCATACAGTTTTAAGACGTGGCTAATCACCATTTCGAAGAATATACACATCGATATGCTCCGACGGCAAGATAGCGTGTTTTTACACTCGACCTCGGAAGAAAAAGAGGCAAAAACGATTGCCGATGATACACCTTCGATTGAGGATAGCCTGATAATGGAGCAACAATTCAACAATTTGCTCTATTGCATCAAGCAACTTAAAGATCCGTACCGAACTGCGATACAATTGCGCTATTTGCACGAGAAATCATACAAAGAAATCGCAGAAGAGATGCAAACATCGCTCAGCAATGTAAAAATAACCTTATTACGGGCAAAAAAAATACTCGCTGAGCTACTAAAACGATAA
- a CDS encoding glutathione peroxidase: protein MTRIIFIITLCISFMENLQAQQNNDKTIYQFTVTDISGKEFPMVSLKGKKVMIVNTASKCGLTPQYEQLEALYQKYKDRDFIIVGFPANNFLKQEPGSNDEIASFCKINYGVTFPMMSKISVKGKDMHPLYQFLTQKSKNGFEDSKVSWNFQKYLIGKDGKLEKIIDPKTLPNDPSVIEWIEK from the coding sequence ATGACACGAATTATTTTTATTATCACTTTATGTATCAGCTTTATGGAAAATCTACAAGCACAACAAAACAACGACAAAACCATCTACCAATTCACCGTAACGGACATCAGCGGCAAGGAATTTCCGATGGTAAGCCTCAAAGGCAAGAAGGTGATGATCGTTAATACGGCATCAAAGTGCGGACTCACGCCTCAATACGAGCAATTGGAGGCTTTGTACCAAAAATACAAAGATCGTGATTTTATTATCGTAGGTTTTCCCGCCAATAACTTCTTAAAGCAAGAACCTGGCAGCAATGACGAAATAGCGTCCTTCTGCAAGATCAATTATGGCGTAACCTTCCCGATGATGAGCAAAATATCGGTAAAAGGCAAGGATATGCACCCTCTTTACCAATTTTTGACCCAAAAAAGCAAAAATGGCTTCGAAGATAGCAAGGTAAGCTGGAATTTTCAGAAGTATTTGATAGGAAAAGATGGCAAATTGGAGAAAATCATCGACCCAAAGACGCTGCCTAACGACCCAAGCGTGATTGAATGGATTGAGAAGTAA
- a CDS encoding DUF4254 domain-containing protein, producing MFSEKAFKIFEESIAKYHILDDVYQPFTNPYPSSSLLEHLLYRKNWIDTVQWHYEDIIRDPDIDPAAALVLKRQIDASNQDRTDTVEYIDSYFLEKYKDVQPLPEATINTESPAWAVDRLSILALKIYHMQEEVNRQDASPEHRAKCQEKLDVLLEQKTDLSQALDCLLDDITAGRKYMKVYKQMKMYNDEELNPVLRGK from the coding sequence ATGTTTAGTGAAAAAGCCTTTAAGATTTTTGAAGAAAGCATCGCCAAATATCACATCTTAGACGATGTTTATCAGCCTTTTACCAATCCTTATCCCTCATCTTCGCTGTTGGAGCACTTGCTTTATCGCAAAAACTGGATTGACACTGTGCAATGGCATTATGAGGATATTATTCGCGACCCAGACATTGATCCCGCGGCGGCTCTCGTGCTAAAACGCCAAATAGACGCTTCCAATCAAGATAGGACGGACACGGTGGAGTACATCGACAGTTATTTTCTGGAAAAATACAAGGATGTGCAGCCACTTCCTGAGGCAACTATCAACACCGAGAGTCCAGCGTGGGCAGTGGATAGGCTTTCTATCTTGGCATTGAAGATTTATCACATGCAGGAGGAGGTAAACCGCCAAGATGCCTCGCCAGAGCATCGTGCTAAGTGTCAGGAAAAGCTCGATGTACTTTTGGAGCAAAAAACCGACCTTTCACAGGCTCTTGACTGCCTTTTAGACGATATTACTGCTGGACGCAAGTATATGAAGGTCTATAAACAGATGAAAATGTACAACGACGAGGAATTGAACCCCGTTTTGCGCGGAAAATAA
- a CDS encoding fumarate reductase/succinate dehydrogenase flavoprotein subunit, with amino-acid sequence MSTLDSKVPEGPIADKWTKYKDHINLVNPANKRNIDVIVVGTGLAGGSAAATLAELGYNVKAFAYQDSPRRAHSIAAQGGINAAKNYMGDGDSNYRLFYDTVKGGDYRAREANVYRLAEVSGNIIDQCVAQGVPFARDYGGLLDNRSFGGVLVSRTFYAKGQTGQQLLLGCYAAMNRQIARGKIDMYNRHEMLDLVIVDGKARGIIARNLITGEIERHSAHAVVIASGGYGNVYFLSTNAMGSNATAAWKIHKKGAYFANPCFTQIHPTCIPRSGDYQSKLTLMSESLRNDGRIWVPKKMDDVHAIREGKKKPTEIPEEDRDYYLERRYPAFGNLVPRDVASRAAKERCDAGYGVNKTGEAVYLDFSSAIERYGKEQCKIHGIENPTKEEITKRGEKIVEAKYGNLFQMYEKIVDENPYKTPMMIYPATHYTMGGIWVDYNLMTTIPGCYAIGEANFSDHGANRLGASALMQGLADGYFILPYTIGDYLAADIRTGKIPTDTPEFDEAERVVKERLAFFINNKGTHSVDYYHKKLGKVMWDKVGMARNAEGLKEAIKEIREIREDFWKNVKVPGELTGMNVELEKAGRVADFLELGELFAKDALERNESCGGHFREEYQTPDGEALRDDKNYAYVAAWQYTGNPTEVICTYNPSEEVVHKEPLVFKDIELKQRSYK; translated from the coding sequence ATGAGTACATTAGATTCTAAAGTTCCTGAAGGTCCTATTGCTGACAAATGGACAAAATATAAAGATCATATCAACTTGGTGAACCCTGCCAACAAGCGTAACATCGACGTGATTGTCGTAGGGACAGGCTTGGCAGGTGGTTCGGCAGCAGCTACTTTGGCAGAATTGGGCTACAACGTAAAGGCTTTTGCTTATCAAGATTCGCCTCGCCGTGCGCACTCTATCGCTGCACAGGGGGGTATCAATGCCGCTAAAAACTATATGGGCGATGGCGACTCTAACTACCGCTTGTTTTACGACACGGTGAAAGGGGGCGACTATCGCGCACGTGAGGCTAATGTGTACCGCTTGGCAGAGGTATCAGGCAACATCATCGACCAATGTGTGGCGCAAGGGGTGCCTTTCGCCCGCGATTATGGAGGACTGCTTGATAATCGTTCCTTTGGAGGGGTGCTCGTATCGCGTACTTTCTATGCTAAGGGGCAGACAGGGCAACAGCTCCTCTTAGGGTGCTATGCGGCAATGAACCGACAGATAGCTCGCGGTAAGATTGATATGTACAACCGCCACGAGATGCTCGATTTGGTGATTGTAGACGGCAAAGCGCGCGGTATCATCGCCCGCAACCTCATCACAGGCGAGATTGAACGCCACTCAGCACACGCAGTGGTGATTGCCTCTGGGGGCTATGGCAATGTGTACTTCCTCTCGACCAACGCAATGGGCTCTAACGCCACTGCTGCTTGGAAGATTCACAAGAAAGGGGCTTACTTTGCAAACCCTTGCTTTACACAGATCCACCCTACTTGTATTCCACGTTCAGGCGACTATCAGTCTAAGCTGACCTTGATGTCTGAATCGTTGCGTAACGATGGGCGTATTTGGGTACCTAAGAAGATGGACGATGTACACGCCATTCGTGAAGGAAAGAAAAAACCTACTGAAATACCAGAGGAAGACCGCGATTACTACTTAGAGCGTCGTTACCCAGCCTTCGGTAACTTGGTGCCCCGTGACGTGGCGTCTCGTGCGGCTAAGGAACGTTGCGATGCAGGCTATGGTGTAAACAAGACAGGTGAGGCGGTATACCTCGACTTCTCTTCAGCCATTGAGCGTTACGGTAAGGAGCAGTGTAAGATACACGGGATTGAGAACCCTACCAAAGAGGAAATCACCAAACGCGGTGAGAAAATCGTGGAAGCGAAGTACGGTAACCTCTTCCAGATGTATGAGAAGATTGTAGACGAGAATCCTTATAAGACTCCGATGATGATTTACCCAGCAACGCACTACACAATGGGCGGTATTTGGGTAGATTACAACCTGATGACCACTATCCCTGGTTGCTATGCGATCGGCGAGGCTAACTTCTCCGACCACGGTGCCAACCGCTTGGGGGCATCGGCATTGATGCAGGGCTTGGCAGATGGTTATTTTATATTGCCTTATACCATCGGCGATTACTTGGCTGCGGATATCCGTACGGGTAAGATACCGACAGATACACCTGAGTTTGACGAGGCAGAACGCGTGGTGAAAGAGCGTTTGGCGTTCTTCATCAACAACAAGGGTACGCACTCTGTGGATTATTACCACAAGAAGCTCGGTAAGGTGATGTGGGATAAGGTAGGTATGGCACGTAACGCTGAGGGCTTAAAAGAGGCTATCAAAGAGATACGCGAGATACGTGAGGACTTCTGGAAGAACGTGAAAGTGCCAGGGGAACTCACCGGTATGAACGTAGAGCTTGAAAAGGCAGGTCGTGTAGCCGACTTCTTAGAGCTCGGCGAACTCTTTGCTAAAGATGCCTTAGAGCGCAACGAGTCGTGCGGGGGACACTTCCGCGAAGAGTATCAAACCCCTGATGGTGAGGCACTCCGCGACGATAAGAACTACGCTTATGTAGCAGCTTGGCAGTACACTGGTAACCCAACAGAGGTGATTTGTACGTACAACCCAAGTGAGGAAGTGGTACATAAAGAGCCTTTGGTATTTAAGGATATCGAATTGAAACAACGTAGTTATAAATAA
- a CDS encoding membrane or secreted protein has product MKLIIITIGLLALAIGGMAIKIWGKKGGKFSGTCASQSPYLNPEGEACSFCGRLPDEQECRKNG; this is encoded by the coding sequence ATGAAATTAATAATCATCACCATCGGACTCTTAGCCTTGGCAATTGGCGGAATGGCTATCAAGATTTGGGGCAAAAAAGGCGGCAAATTCTCAGGAACGTGCGCCAGCCAAAGCCCATACCTCAATCCTGAAGGAGAAGCGTGCAGCTTCTGCGGAAGACTACCAGATGAACAAGAATGCCGCAAAAATGGATAA
- a CDS encoding VirK/YbjX family protein, which produces MMTTREMIKISLDLTEKGFKGENPKYIAKQKKKILFHTLLSPSFAKKWFDIILSKEHNWITEHRPRLYFKPFRVYMSTRWRKQRRLEALESCYSFVKQHSFLFKVITTENPIKIAEFSLKNSENKGEVFIGYNERFRKEGEFSISVHCPPFEQAICELSFLIEEENTGEWVCRMGCVQGNKASETENSIKELQKQMYGLRPKAFMVFIMQEITKALGCSKLYGVSNKIQAHNKKHFIHIGFLHNLSFNYDALWREVDGKPSAEGWFLLPRELHRKDMSEIKSAKRNLYRNRYELLDSIARQIEDTFNEKNTNNLS; this is translated from the coding sequence ATGATGACGACAAGAGAAATGATAAAAATTTCCTTAGACCTTACAGAAAAAGGGTTCAAAGGAGAAAATCCGAAGTATATTGCCAAACAAAAGAAGAAAATACTCTTCCACACGCTTCTTAGCCCAAGTTTTGCAAAAAAATGGTTCGATATCATCCTTTCTAAGGAGCATAATTGGATCACAGAACACCGTCCGCGTTTGTATTTTAAGCCTTTTCGCGTGTATATGTCCACCCGATGGCGAAAACAACGCAGATTGGAGGCGTTAGAGAGCTGTTACTCCTTCGTAAAGCAACATTCATTCCTTTTTAAGGTAATTACAACTGAAAATCCTATAAAAATAGCTGAGTTTTCACTAAAAAACAGCGAAAACAAGGGTGAAGTCTTCATCGGATATAACGAACGCTTTAGAAAAGAGGGTGAATTTTCCATTTCTGTACACTGTCCGCCTTTTGAGCAGGCTATTTGCGAACTTTCTTTCCTTATTGAGGAAGAAAATACAGGGGAATGGGTTTGTAGAATGGGCTGCGTGCAAGGAAATAAGGCTTCGGAGACGGAAAATAGCATCAAAGAGCTACAAAAGCAAATGTATGGGCTTCGCCCTAAGGCATTTATGGTTTTTATAATGCAAGAAATCACCAAAGCCTTAGGTTGCTCAAAATTATACGGAGTGAGCAACAAAATACAGGCACACAACAAAAAACACTTCATTCACATCGGGTTTTTACACAATTTGAGCTTCAATTACGACGCTCTTTGGCGCGAGGTCGACGGAAAGCCATCAGCAGAGGGCTGGTTCTTGCTGCCACGCGAATTACATCGAAAAGATATGAGTGAAATCAAATCTGCCAAAAGAAATCTCTACCGCAACCGATATGAGCTCTTGGATAGCATCGCAAGGCAGATAGAGGACACTTTTAACGAAAAAAACACTAATAATTTATCATAA
- a CDS encoding succinate dehydrogenase cytochrome b subunit produces the protein MAALFKTSVARKVAMALSALFLVLFLVIHWAVNIMSVFSEDVYNEMSHFMGTNPLIQFAIQPVLMIAVLFHFIMGFVLEVQNKRARGNEAYYRYNGAANATWASRNMIISGVVILLFLALHLYDFWVHEMNYKYIEFLEPDPTRYYGELVEKFHDTWRVLLYVLAFVFLALHLSHGFQSAFQSMGWKDDKRKKLISQVGNWYTIIICGGFIFIALYHYINYLIA, from the coding sequence ATGGCAGCATTATTTAAAACATCTGTTGCGAGAAAAGTGGCGATGGCACTCTCGGCACTTTTCCTTGTCTTATTCTTAGTAATACACTGGGCAGTGAACATAATGTCGGTGTTCAGCGAAGACGTGTACAATGAAATGTCTCACTTTATGGGTACCAACCCGCTCATTCAGTTTGCAATACAGCCTGTACTGATGATAGCGGTATTGTTTCACTTTATAATGGGCTTTGTGCTTGAGGTGCAAAACAAGAGAGCACGCGGCAATGAGGCATATTATCGCTATAATGGCGCAGCTAACGCTACGTGGGCATCGCGCAATATGATTATCAGCGGGGTAGTGATTTTGCTCTTCTTAGCATTGCACTTGTACGATTTCTGGGTGCACGAGATGAACTACAAGTACATCGAGTTCTTAGAGCCCGACCCTACACGCTATTACGGTGAACTCGTTGAGAAGTTCCACGACACTTGGCGTGTGTTGCTTTACGTCTTGGCATTCGTGTTCTTGGCGTTGCACCTCTCACACGGTTTCCAATCGGCTTTCCAATCGATGGGTTGGAAGGACGACAAACGTAAGAAACTCATCTCTCAGGTAGGTAATTGGTATACTATTATCATCTGTGGTGGGTTTATCTTTATCGCTTTATATCATTATATTAACTATTTAATAGCATAA
- a CDS encoding succinate dehydrogenase/fumarate reductase iron-sulfur subunit → MNLTLKIWRQKNATEKGRMVDYKLSGISDHMSFLEMMDVLNEELIAKGEEPVAFDHDCREGICGMCSLFINGEAHGPDRGVTTCQLHMRMFKDGDTITIEPWRATAFPVIKDLIVDRTAFERIQQAGGYISVNTSGNTQDANAIPIPKHDADRSMDAAACIGCGACVATCKNSSAMLFVSAKVSQFALLPQGRVEATERVLNMVNQMEHEGFGNCTNTGACEVECPKGISLENIARLNREYLKASIK, encoded by the coding sequence ATGAATCTTACATTAAAAATTTGGAGACAAAAGAATGCGACTGAAAAAGGTCGTATGGTTGATTATAAATTGAGTGGCATATCTGACCATATGTCATTCTTGGAAATGATGGATGTGCTCAACGAAGAGCTCATCGCTAAGGGTGAAGAGCCTGTGGCTTTTGACCACGACTGCCGTGAGGGTATCTGCGGGATGTGTTCACTTTTCATCAACGGCGAAGCGCACGGACCTGACCGCGGGGTTACTACTTGCCAATTGCATATGCGTATGTTTAAAGACGGCGACACGATTACCATTGAGCCTTGGAGAGCAACCGCTTTTCCTGTAATCAAGGACTTAATTGTGGATAGAACTGCCTTTGAGCGCATACAGCAGGCTGGGGGCTACATCTCGGTAAATACCTCTGGTAATACCCAAGATGCAAATGCTATCCCTATTCCTAAGCACGATGCAGACCGCTCAATGGATGCAGCAGCTTGTATCGGTTGTGGGGCTTGCGTGGCAACTTGTAAGAACTCATCGGCGATGTTGTTTGTATCGGCAAAAGTATCGCAATTTGCGCTTCTGCCACAAGGACGTGTAGAGGCTACCGAACGTGTGCTGAATATGGTGAACCAGATGGAGCACGAAGGCTTTGGTAACTGTACCAACACAGGAGCTTGCGAAGTGGAATGTCCTAAGGGCATCTCATTGGAGAATATTGCGCGCCTCAACCGCGAATACCTCAAAGCAAGCATTAAATAG
- a CDS encoding TonB-dependent receptor yields MMKNWFLNLTALFLTSMLYSQGVITGSVIDGDYKAPLMGASVVVKGTTRGATTDMDGKFSLHVDANSGVLEISYVGYATKTIPYKLVNKKANIRVILDSDQQTLGEVVVTGSSLIDVVKDRQTPIAVSTIPVTVIQEKLGNQDIPELMKHTPSVQVASQAGGYGESKMNLRGFSQDNTAYLLNGQPINGMDNGSLYWSNWQGIADIANAIQIQRGLGSSKLAISSVGGTVNIVTKATDKNEGGFVRATVANDMYVKTSVGYNTGMSEKGFGMSIMLANWQGNGYNDGTKGQGQTYFLSFGYKPNEKHSFNFLITGAPQSHDQNSTKPISDYLKYGYKYNANWGYRNGKYFSARRNFYHKPVLNLNWDWKISDDTSLATVLYASIGRGGGVLSSVRSQVDPTTGLINFDAIDAKRGAKTQATLRDASGLKTSNDYLLFSEYNQHFWYGGVTNFQHKLSDNFTVNIGADVRRYEGSHFKAVTDLFGFSSYLNNDRARVEGNNIVTETFTTNPWNVVTHKVPYDQRVSWDYDETITYGGIFGQVEYTIEKISAYMQGSFSRQQHVRIDRYQYRKDFQESNPITNNGFNIKGGVNYKINTHHNVFVNAGYYSRQPYHRNLFLNYTNEHNPLAKNERILGIELGYQYSSPIFNANLNLYRTSWKDRVTASSSTDPATGLLTYTSNSGVGQLHKGVELDFKAKPIKELDVRGFVSYGHWIYDENALKRTYDNNLTLITEVKEDVDGAKVGDAPQFQLGLGVDIKPVDRFKVDIDWKYNDKLYARVVVKDNIQLPSYQLFDAGVSYKLPLKDKMYMNFRLNVNNVLDYIYLSEIAPNRGNIQHIDANTKETYKGIDVRNLAYFGEGRTWSFNVAFNF; encoded by the coding sequence ATGATGAAAAACTGGTTTTTAAATCTAACAGCCCTTTTTCTTACTTCAATGCTTTACTCCCAAGGGGTTATAACAGGGAGTGTCATTGATGGTGATTATAAAGCACCTCTGATGGGCGCAAGCGTAGTAGTAAAGGGGACAACACGAGGGGCAACTACCGATATGGATGGTAAGTTTTCTCTCCACGTGGATGCTAATTCGGGCGTATTAGAGATTTCCTATGTAGGTTATGCTACTAAGACAATCCCTTATAAGCTTGTCAATAAAAAAGCGAATATTAGGGTAATCCTTGATAGTGACCAACAAACACTCGGAGAAGTTGTCGTTACTGGGAGCTCACTTATTGACGTGGTTAAAGATAGGCAAACCCCTATTGCAGTATCTACCATCCCAGTGACAGTCATACAAGAAAAACTTGGTAACCAAGATATTCCAGAGTTGATGAAGCACACTCCTTCCGTGCAAGTAGCCTCACAAGCTGGAGGGTATGGCGAATCAAAGATGAATCTACGAGGGTTCTCACAAGATAATACAGCTTATTTACTCAATGGTCAGCCTATCAATGGTATGGATAATGGATCACTCTATTGGAGCAACTGGCAAGGGATTGCCGATATCGCTAATGCTATACAAATCCAACGTGGGCTGGGGTCTTCAAAGCTCGCAATTTCATCAGTAGGGGGTACGGTCAATATTGTTACCAAAGCCACTGATAAAAATGAAGGAGGATTTGTAAGAGCTACCGTAGCAAATGATATGTATGTAAAAACTTCTGTGGGCTACAATACAGGTATGTCAGAAAAAGGCTTCGGTATGAGTATAATGCTTGCTAATTGGCAAGGTAATGGCTATAATGATGGTACTAAGGGGCAAGGGCAAACCTACTTCCTTTCTTTTGGCTATAAGCCTAACGAAAAGCATAGCTTCAACTTCTTAATTACAGGTGCACCGCAATCGCACGACCAGAATAGTACCAAACCTATCTCTGATTATCTAAAATACGGCTATAAGTACAACGCTAACTGGGGGTATCGCAATGGAAAATATTTCTCAGCACGTCGTAATTTCTATCATAAACCAGTGCTCAACCTCAACTGGGATTGGAAAATCTCTGATGATACCTCATTAGCCACTGTACTCTACGCCTCTATCGGTAGAGGAGGGGGAGTCCTAAGTTCTGTTCGATCACAGGTAGATCCAACTACAGGGCTGATTAATTTTGATGCTATTGACGCAAAACGTGGAGCAAAAACTCAGGCTACTCTTCGAGATGCAAGTGGACTGAAAACCTCTAATGATTATCTTCTTTTCTCAGAGTACAACCAGCACTTTTGGTATGGTGGAGTAACTAACTTCCAACATAAACTATCAGATAATTTTACTGTAAATATTGGTGCTGATGTACGTCGATATGAAGGATCTCACTTTAAGGCAGTCACAGACTTATTTGGCTTTTCATCATATCTAAATAATGATAGAGCTCGTGTAGAAGGAAATAATATTGTCACAGAAACTTTTACTACAAATCCTTGGAACGTGGTAACTCATAAAGTTCCTTATGATCAACGCGTCTCTTGGGATTATGATGAAACAATTACCTATGGTGGTATTTTTGGACAAGTTGAATACACCATTGAAAAAATCTCAGCATATATGCAAGGTTCTTTTTCCAGACAGCAACACGTACGTATTGATAGATACCAATACCGTAAAGACTTCCAAGAATCAAATCCTATAACCAATAATGGTTTTAATATCAAAGGAGGAGTTAATTACAAAATCAACACTCACCATAATGTATTTGTAAATGCAGGATATTATTCACGTCAGCCATATCACCGCAATCTTTTCTTGAATTATACAAATGAACATAACCCACTTGCTAAGAATGAAAGAATCTTAGGAATTGAACTGGGTTACCAGTATTCAAGCCCAATATTTAATGCAAATCTAAATCTTTATCGTACATCGTGGAAAGATAGAGTAACAGCATCTTCTTCAACAGATCCTGCAACTGGGCTGCTTACTTATACTTCTAATTCAGGTGTTGGTCAGTTACATAAAGGGGTTGAACTTGATTTTAAAGCTAAGCCTATTAAAGAATTAGATGTAAGAGGTTTTGTCTCTTATGGGCACTGGATTTATGATGAAAATGCCTTAAAAAGAACTTATGATAATAATCTTACTCTTATAACAGAAGTAAAGGAAGATGTAGATGGAGCTAAAGTTGGTGATGCACCTCAGTTCCAGTTAGGGTTAGGCGTTGATATCAAGCCTGTAGATCGTTTTAAAGTAGATATAGATTGGAAATATAATGATAAACTTTATGCACGAGTAGTAGTTAAAGATAATATCCAATTACCTTCTTACCAACTTTTTGATGCAGGGGTATCGTATAAACTTCCTCTAAAAGATAAGATGTATATGAATTTCCGATTGAATGTTAATAATGTACTTGATTATATCTATCTCTCAGAGATCGCACCTAATAGAGGTAATATCCAGCATATTGACGCTAATACAAAGGAAACCTATAAAGGGATTGATGTACGAAATTTAGCTTACTTTGGGGAAGGCCGTACTTGGAGTTTTAACGTAGCTTTCAATTTTTAA